Proteins from a single region of Mytilus trossulus isolate FHL-02 chromosome 2, PNRI_Mtr1.1.1.hap1, whole genome shotgun sequence:
- the LOC134705847 gene encoding uncharacterized protein LOC134705847, which translates to MMNILTDHTAVVSDLEKFWNLESFGASGSDNIKSQSEVVRKYGEKSIILENGKYTAKLPWKPDFLPLPHNMELVKKRTGSVIRRLANKPDLLKMYGDIIKEQERRHFIEKVEETKLPTDRPVHYIPHHPVAKESSTTPILMVYD; encoded by the coding sequence ATGATGAATATTTTGACTGATCACACAGCAGTTGTTAGCGACTTGGAAAAGTTTTGGAACTTAGAATCGTTTGGGGCTTCAGGAAGCGATAATATTAAAAGTCAGTCTGAAGTTGTAAGAAAATACGGAGAAAAGTCTATAATACTAGAAAATGGAAAGTACACAGCTAAGTTACCATGGAAACCAGACTTTCTTCCGCTGCCGCATAACATGGAATTGGTTAAAAAGAGAACAGGTAGCGTTATTAGACGTTTAGCAAACAAACCTGATTTACTTAAAATGTACGGAGATATCATAAAGGAGCAGGAGAGaagacattttattgaaaaggtTGAGGAAACAAAACTTCCTACCGATCGACCCGTACACTATATCCCGCATCATCCTGTTGCCAAGGAATCATCTACTACGCCAATACTCATGGTTTATGATTGA
- the LOC134705848 gene encoding putative nuclease HARBI1, whose translation MAAALMLRENDRFFRRERVFLDRSNPLDRPDDFLLRAYRFPRHKMIELCNELRPDLEKATLRSHSIPVELQVLSALCFYASGSFQNVIGDVFGLSQPNALVRRINQYIKFPDEAERRTNKSDFYKIAHFPNVVGVIDGTHIPIKAPNDNEYQYVNRKNFHFNKRSVYM comes from the exons ATGGCGGCAGCGCTCATGTTGAGAGAAAATGATAGATTTTTTAGACGAGAACGAGTATTTCTAGATAGATCTAACCCCCTAGATAGGCCTGATGACTTTTTATTGAGGGCATACAGATTTCCGAGGCATAAAATGATTGAGCTGTGCAATGAACTTAGACCAGATTTAGAGAAGGCAACTCTTAGGTCTCATAGTATTCCTGTGGAACTGCAAGTTTTGTCTGCTTTGTGTTTCTATGCAAGTGGTAGTTTCCAGAATGTCATTGGGGATGTATTTGGATTGAGCCAACCAA ACGCTTTAGTTAGAAGGATAAATCAGTACATAAAGTTCCCAGATGAAGCCGAAAGAAGAACGAATAAAAGTGACTTTTACAAGATAGCGCATTTTCCGAATGTAGTGGGTGTCATTGATGGTACTCATATACCAATCAAGGCGCCCAATGACAATGAATATCAGTATGTAAACAGaaagaattttcatttcaataaacGTTCAGTGTATATGTGA